The window CATATCCGATGGACTATGAGATATGGTTGAGAAGGTTACGAAGAACCATCAATGAAGATCATGGCAAGGAGATTGATACATCAAGTTAGTACTGCAGCTCATGTTAGTGCGGAAGTACGATATGGAAGATCAAGAATGGTCGTTCCATACCCTGTATTGTTGTTGTAGATAATTTATTCGCCTGTCTCGTAAAAGGTCCATAACTTAGTATCCCCCTCCATCTTGCTCCATTTCATCTAAAGGGTATTTCCATAGTCACAATCTGCTGCTGATATCCTCAACTTGGATTTCTGAAAATGGTGTCGCCTTTGCACAAGACTGCAGTAGAGATCTTCTGAGGATATCTGCAACATGATTTATTTTGGCGAGTGCTCCTCTTAAGTCTTTGCTTTTCTTCGGGTCTCGAGTGTGTGGTATAGTTGATCAATTTTTGGTCCTTTTGCTTTTTTGAAATTGTTCCAGAATGGATTTGTGATTAGAGGTGGTGTGGCAGAGTAGCATTTTGTTCTGACTAAATTATTTTGCGGGTGCTATGTTCCAAGTGCACCTAGTTCTTGTAAATGTTGTTCTTGTTCAGCTGTACAAACTTCAATCATGCTAGGCTGCAACTGCTGGGTGTTGATATGTTCGatgaaatgtcaaaaaaaaaaagttgttccCCTTATGTGCTATAAGGAGCAGGTTTTTTACCTGACGGGCATATATTGTTGTGAGAATTTCAGGCCATAGATAATCTGGATATGCAGACAAATTATTGTTTCTTTGGAGATTCAGTTAATGGCGTGACGAATAGAATTCAACTGTACGTGTATCctactcccttcatctactttcgatagtcatatttccaaatctaaaaattttatttttttccaaatctaaaaaatttatttttgataggcatatttcaatccaacaacttatcatctcAATAACTTTCTCAAATTTAATGCATGATTCTTCATTgttccacacatgattggctacatgaacattgagaaatgtaaatattaatgaatcgcttatttacgaggaatgactagtagcatgtttaaatggatgataagtagaattacttatccttgatctatgtgtcaagatgaaatatgactatcaaaagtagatggagggagtatcttattTTTGGGGGCAATTTGGCTTGACTAGTTGGGTTTCATAATTATAGTTCTGGAAGTTTGCTAGCTCCCTCCACCTTTTCCAACAATGAGCAATAGAATCATTGttgttaattactccctccattctataatataagtCACAACTACCGTTCTATATATTATAAGGCAtaactacctttttttttattttagatgttttataatatatggCATACATGTATGCATACAATTAATTAGGActtcttctccattaaattattatttttttaaatcctccatcCTCAatatctctaattctattggatgcatacattatatttattagggtgatcTAAACtagaagatgataataattattttttcatctttgggttaagggtggttgtgcttTATACTATTATATACTattatagaacggagggagcaATGATATAATAGTAGCATAATTTTCCATGGTATTGAATTCCTTTTGATGTTCTCGAGTACTTGAAATACTTGTACGCAGCGCACATAGTTCATTTCAGTGACGTTCGCAGATTTTGCTGTAAAAAGGTACTTCACCCTGTGCGAGCATATGCATATTTCTGAAAATAAAAGGCATTTTCGGAGTGAATAGTCGGTAATACACTGGTGGACAAACCCTTTTTAATCCCGTTTCACAACCCTCCTATATTCCCGCTTATATAACTGGGACTACAAatcaaatcatttttagtcacAGTTGAaataaccgagactaaaaatgaatatttagtcccggttggagttaccaacatGGACTATAGTCCCtcttggagttaccaaccgggagtaatgttctttttttcttttttttcctgctgCTTGCATGATTTCGAGCCCCACAAATCACTCATATTATCCACCAATCATTCGAACACCACGCATCATTCACAAAATCCCCAAATACATCAAGCTGCATTTTCTAtccccaaatacatcacaaatcattcacaaaatcacaaaatcataTCCACAAAATCATTCACACATCACACATCACACATATCAGAATAAGAAATCCACATCGCTCAGATCGGCCGCACATatcagaaaaagaaatccaCATCGCATAGATCGACCGCACACATCGCACAGATCAGAAAAAAACCACATCGCAGAGATCAGGTGCCGTTCATCCGCCGCCTTGCCGgcctcccgcccggccgcctcgagctccgccgccgcctggggaGCGTTGCCACCCGCCACCCGCCTCCTCGGCGGCCGGtgcccgcccgctgccgcctcgGGCTCCGCTGCCCGCCCGGGaagcgccgtcgccacgccggaCCCGCCGGCCTCGTTGGCCGCCTGctcggccgcccgccgccggcctcgcagGCTGCCTGcccggccgcccgcctcgctgGCCTCgctggccgcccgccgccggcctcgcagGCCGCCTGCCCGGCCGCTCGCCACTTCGCGGCCCtccctgccgccgcgcgccgcccggcctcacgtggtaggaggaggaggaggaagagaagagaagagaagggagaggaatgggagaggagaagggatgGAGGATTGGGTGAGGCTGAGGATGGAGAAGGGATAAGGGAGGCTGTTTAATtaatgagaggggaggggagaggaagggggagagaccGAGGCGGCCGCGCGCGGGCGCGTGGCTTGGTTGATTTTTTGGtctcggttggtattaccaaccagagctaaagatcaaaaagtttttaaccgggactattgtggattttgggcgaccgagtaaagatggtttcttcaCCAGTGTTAGCTCAGGGAAAGATCGTTtatgtgagatttttttttgaaataatacgattttaatggaaaatcgcaaaaatatAAGTCGGTTAGGCGAAATTGCAAGTTTAGCACCCTATCGAACATCCGTGGTTCGACAGGGTACCTATTGAACAACCGCAGTTCAACAGGGTACCTATCGAGAGTTCGACAGgtgataaaataattttataaaagagaaaaaaaacactgtaGAGCACTGTAGCCGTGCTCCTATCGAACATTGCCTGTTCGATATGTCCTGCCGCACACCTATCAAAGTTTTCATGTTCGATATGTCCCTGCTGGGTACTGTAgcaagtacttttttttttttaccaactaCCGGTCGAACTGCAGTTGTTCGATGGGTTCCCCTATCGAACCACGGTTGTTCGACAGGGTGCTAAACTTGTGATTTTGACTAACCGACATATATTTTTGTGAGTTTTCattaaaatcatattattttttaaaaaaattcgttTATGTGACCCCGAAAGTCCGCAAGTTAATAGTTCGGTAGAGCCttttagcttagcttagctaatCAGCTGCACGGAAAACAAGATAGATATGCATGATTAATCAAGTATTACTATGAATATGAATAAAATATTTGTttaattttgtgaaaaaaacttttatgtagatactccctccttccaaaaagaAGTGAATAtaggactggatgtgacatatactagtataatgaatctagatagatatatatccagatttattgtactaggatGTATCATATCTGTTATTATGTtagttttttatgagacggagggagtagtttgtcACGAAACATAACGTTTAACCATTCCAAAAAGAATACATACTCACGTAAAACGAGTAGCCCAGCTTGTAAGCTTTCCCGAGCGCACCCTATACTAAGCGTGGGTGTTCGGTTTATtcggtttgtttttttaagctaTATGGAATTCAGTTTCTTAAAATGTCAACCGATCGATGCAAAgttctaggaaaaaaaaaagaaccgagCAAAATAAAATGAAGAAGTTCGGTTCAGTTTTTCTGGGGCTTGGTTTTTACCGAGGAAGATGTTGATCGTACGCCGTGGTCGACTTCGAGCGATTACGCACGCTTAGCGCCCGCCCAGCTACACTCAAGGGGCCCGCTTGATCAAGGAATGGGGTTTGTGTACGTGTTAGCTCTCATATATTTTAAGGGCCTTAGTAAAAATTGGGTTACATGCATGTTAGTGGGTCTTGTGCCAGTTGGATTGGCTACAGAGTGCACACCCATTTAGACCATGTTCGGAAGATAGGTAAAGCTGTAAAAGACTAGGATCCTGGCTTTTTTCCCAGCCTAGAAGGGAAAGCCCACCACGAAGGGGAAAAATCCCCAGACTACCCAAAAGTTCATTTTGCAAGGTCCGGGAAGGTAAGTTTCCTGGCTGAATACCCCCAAATCCTAAGGAAATTCATCCATGATCCTACCTCGTAGAACGAATCCCACACGCCGCCATCTCCTCTATACGATGCgaacgccgccacctcctcttgcagcGAATGCTGCCTCCTCTCACCCCATCCACCGGAGCTGCCGCCTCTAGATGCATCAGCCGGCGGTGCTTCCCTTCCTCCCTGGTGCTGTCGCCGCCTCCCTTTTTTCCTTATTGCCGGTGCCCGGTGCTGCCCCTCTTCCTCCACCACTGCCAAGGATCTCGGGTACATGCTGCTGGGCATCAACGCGGCCTTCTCCAGGCCTAGAACCATGGCATCAAGTACGCCCCTTcactcctctcgccgccgctacTCATGTGGAGGAAGAAGTGGACAGGAAGCTTATGTTTTTCTGGCTTCTCTCCTTGCAAGATCTTTCGCCACTTCCTTCTCCGTCCGGCCACCGGATCTTCCCTAAATCCAATAAGGACCTTGAGAAACTCGGCATCTTCTACTATCTCATCCAGGTGTATACATTTCAATTAATTTTACGTGGATATATATTTTCCTACTGTTAGAACTTGTGTGGTTAAGTTTGCTGCATATTGATTATCTTGATTCTTTCATTATTCAGAGCGTATGTTAGTTGATATCTTGCTAAGTTAAAATCTTTAAAGTCTAGTTATAGAACTCCAAGTTGTTAGTTCATTGTTTTCACTTGCAATGAGATGCTATTATTCATACCTTTTGAATATGGTTTTCTGATGGCAAGCAGCGCATGTAATTCAAAATGTGAAATTTCATCCCCAGTATTGCTCTTTGGATTGTAGAATAATTCAGATTCAGAATTATCGTACTGTTCTTTACTCCATGTCCAAATACTCTGCTCAGACCATGTTTCAGGCTATGGCTGCACACGCAGATGAAGCATTTTGTACTAATCACTGACCAAAATTCCTCCTAAAATTTGCACATTGGATGAAgcttaagattttcgtggcacgcttttcaaactgctaaacggtgcgtttcatgcgaaaactttctatatgaaagttgcagtaaaatatcatattaatctatttttcaagtttataataattaaaacccaATCAATcgtatgtaaataccacatcattttacgtaaaaaacttaatcttcatcttcttctttttcttcttcatctttagaagaaaaaaacaccaaTGTAGTTTTGCAGCAAATCTGACGAGTTAAAGCTCTGAATCctaaaaaaatccccaaaaaacACTCTCTGTATCTGAAGAGTGAAATATCTGAATATGTAGATGTAAAGTCATATATGCAGCAGTTAAGCACGTAGAATAGCAGTCTACCAGTTGCCaataaacaatttttttttcatgtaatgATTGGTGAACTTATATCCTGATGATGATATTTTAAGTTTTACCTTTTTTGACATCTTTGCAAGGATCACTCTTTTCCTCACTACATTTTTTACTACTATCAATGGGAGGTATTGTCTAATGAGGAAATCAATTTTATCTTGTATACCTCTGAAATTTtagctaatcccttctataccttTGAATTTTGCTTACTTTCTTATATACCTCTAAAATTTggttttgatcccttccatgcccctttCGTCAGTTGACCATCTAATATCCATAAGAGTGAAATACAtggccggtccttaaacttgttgtgtggtgtcacttaggtccgtGAACTTAAAAATTGCACGATTAGGTCCgtaaacttggtttaatgtaccacCCCAGTCCAATCGTCCTTTGACTATATTTGACCGCCAACGTGGCATACCACGTAGGCAACACTTTTATTCTCAGCCCCTCCACATATACCTTCGCACATAACTTACCCTGACCAGTGCATTTCAACCCAAATCCCCCCAAATATCCCTAAatcggctagggttttgatGGTGAGTTTAGCGGAAGGAGGCCGAGAGGTAGTGGTTGTGGCAGCCTCGGCGGTGAGATTAGCGGTAGGAGGCAGCGCAGTGAAACGGGGTTAGCGGTGGCATAGTGCGGCGGGAGGCAGCACAGTGCAGCGGGAGGTAGTGCAATGCGGCTTGCACGCTAGGCATCCCCATGGATTCTCCAAGCTCGTCCTCATCTTGAAGTCGCTGGAAGAAGGTGTTGTTGATCAAGTACCCGTTGCATAAGGATAAGATTATTTTGGAGTGCAGAGCAATGTCAATTGCTAATCGGGACCACATCTTCTATACATGCAAGGAGAAGAATGAGAGGGAAGAACAATTTGAGATTTTTTCTTGGGATTTTGGTGTCGCTATATAGCTACAAGGAGATATATGTGACATGTTGTGATGTGGAGGGGCCTAAGAGCAAAATtgttgcctacgtggcatgccacgttggCGGTCAAACGCAGTCAAATGACATTTGGACTAGGGTGGTACATTAAATCAAGTTCATGGATCTAAACCTGCAATTTTCAAGTTCACGGACCTAAGTGACACTACtacacaagtttagggaccggcaatgtattttactctttcgataaaaatgaccattttaacTTTTGGATGAACACAtaaatttatgaattacataattgaaaatgtaaaagtttgtcgcatgagactattatagttatgagtttgttgtgcgatacattatttatgacaaaatttatttttatataataaaataaaaatatatatttatttttttaagaaaaaaatcataaaaatgaggagcattcatacAAAGATAGGACTACCAATGCTCACGATATTTTCTTTATGAATGCTCCCAATAAAGAAAATCTATTgccctattaaaatttcaaataaaaattttaatttattacatttttATTTATGTCAAAAAtttctgcactaattatttagtctcattagtttcataaaatgcacGTACTATGCATTAAAtttctgcactaattatttaatcttattattttaatcattttttaaGCTTATATTCAAACCTAAATAATCAAGGGCATaaaagacatttgcaaccaaacttAACAGTGAAATGAAGGAATCAAGTTGAAATTTCAGAGATATAGAAGGGATCAAGAAAATTACAGGTATATGAAAGGAATTGAGTGAGTTTTAATGCTTAGGTCTTGTGAACTCTGTGAAGGATCTGTTGCATTGTCTAGTGACTAGTGGCATGTAGTTAGTAAATTTGATTAAGGTGCATAAGCTACTATGGCACTAATGAGAATTAATTATGATTCATTATTGGATAGTCACTAAGTTATTAAATAAAATTGTAGAAGAATTACCCACAATCAAAAGTTAGCACTATGCCAGAACCCTACATCTGTGACAgcataccagtgacgggcctaTGAATTGGTCACAGATGActgtcacctttgacgggttgcTAGGTTTGCTGTCATCGGTGGGGCATCCGGCcacggcccgtcacaggtatcccctcacctgtgatggGCCAGAAGgaaaagccgtcacaggtgaggaaGTGACGGGTTTTCCTCCCAACCCGTCACTCGTATcctctcacctgtgacgggccgtgGAATTatgagccgtcacaggtggtggtccgccacctgtgacggattttttttatggctcgtcacaggtaggtcaatacctttgacgggcaaCTCAATTGAAGCCCATCAAAGGTATGACCAACACCTTTGATGGGCTTTTTTaatctaacccgtttgaggtgtgttgggtctataaataccccacaaactgccaactgctttccatcccgaccagttcaatgttcacaaatcggttgggagggcaagggggggcgaatttttgctaaaattcaaggtaaaaaacacattattctccattcattctcaatatatcgatcatcatatatttttctttgtatgttgttgattttagatggatcgtagatggatgtactatgcgcatcgttcgtctaccgagtatagagagggggtcactgaatttgtcacatttgcggataatgacagaaaatGTAGGATGCACATGTTGTGtccatgtagggactgtaagaatgaacagatgatcgtTGATAGcgatgaagtgcatgctcatttgataatgaatggattcatgaagaaatatacctgctgaaccaagcatggagagcaagaggcgcctgatgtcgcagctgaagaagtgttggatcaggatgtagagaacaccgccgcagctcgagaaggcatgttcgtaccttctcctttaggtggagagaccatagatttggacactcaatgtctatctacaatgttgcatgacaatgaagacgcagaggacaacgacagagattttgagaagtttagtaagttaGTGGAAGATTGTCAGATGCccttgtatgatggatgcaagtcgaagtacagcaagttgtcatgcatgctggaactcatgaagcttaaggctagtaatggctagtcggacaagagttttacagaacttctTGAGCTGTTTAAGGacctgttgccagaggggaacaatttaccatagacgacatatgaagcgaagtaagtattatgtccgttgggcctggaggtcagaagaattcatgcatgtccaaacgactgcattttgtattacaaggaatacgctgacttggatgtctgccctgtctgtggggcatcaagatacaaacgagcaaagagtgaaggtgaaggaagtaagtcaaagaggggaggccccgcaaaggtggtgtggtatctcccaattgcggagcgcatgaagagaatgtttgcgaataaggaacaagctaagctagtgcgctggcatgccgaagaacggaaagtcgatagtatgctgaggcacccagcagattcagtacagtggaggacaatcgataggatttaccaggaattctcaaatgacccaagaaacatgcgtttcgcaatgtgtacggacggcattaatccatttggtgatttgagtagtcgtcacagtacatggctagttctgcttgttaactataacctttCTCCCTGGTTGTGCTTCAAAAGAAAGTatattatgcttgccatgctcattcaaggaccgagacaacctggcaacgatatcgacGTGTTCCTTGAACTaataatcgatgacttcgaaaggctatgtaatgagggcacacgaacataggacgcatatgcacaagagtatttcaacctctATGCGATGttgttttgtaccatcaacgattatccggcccttggcaacctttctagctaaactgtgaaagggaaatggacGTGTTCGtgagtgtatggaggaaacaagaagcaaatggtgtctacatgggtcacaggagatttctcccaaggtatcacccgtataggaatatgagaaagaatttcaatggacacaaagatacagccggacccccagcagagctaacagggatagaggtgcacaacttagtgatgggaataaccaacgagtttggaaaaaaagagaaaagttgGAAAGTCAAAAGAGAAGAGCATGtcaaaggaaaaaacagaggagcatgtggaaaaacaaaagacaaaagagatgagcatgtggaaaaagaagtcaatattttggagactaccataatggaaggatcttgaagttcgccactgcatagatttgatgcatgtcgagaaaaatgtatgcgagagtttaatgggattactgcttaacccagctactacaaaggatggtctcaacgcctGACGAGATCTGGAAGAAATGGGTGTTCGCTCGGAactacatcccataaccacggaatccggcagggtttacattcctccagcctgctacactctctcgaaagaagagaagattgatttgctaacatgtttgagtggtataaaggttccatctggttactcatcaagaatcagtaggctcgtttcactgcaagatcttaagttggtaggaatgaagtcgcatgattgccacgttcttatcacacagctgttgcccgttgcaataaggaatacttttcctcctaaggtgcgacacacgatccagcggttgtgttccttcttccatgcaatcggccagaagatcattgatcccgagggactagatgaactacaggctgaacttgtgagaaccctatgtcatcttgagatgtactttcctccaactttctttgacataatggaacatattcccgtgcaccttgtgaggcaaacaaagtgttgtggtccagcattcatgacgcagatgtatccttgcgaaaggtacctggggatccttaagggttatgtacgtaaccgttcacaccccgaggggagtatcatcgagagttacaccaccgaagaggtcatcgatttttgtgtggactacatgtcagaaacatcttcaattggattaccacgatctcatcacgaagggaggcttgatggtgttggtactgttggaagaaagactgttaggttggatcggaaggtgtacgataaagctcatttcacggtactgcagcatatgactgaggtggtgccgtacgttgacgaacaccttgcagttcTCCGACAGgagaacccaggccgatcagagagttgggtcagaaataagcacatgtcttctttcaacgagtggctgaagaaccgaattgccaggttgcagaacctttctagtgaaacacttcagtggttatcacagggtcctgaatggagtgccaccacttggcaaggatatgacataaatggatacacctttcacacggtaaagcaaaacagcaaatgcacagtgcagaacagtgggttacgcatcgaggctgctagtgacggtggttggcgtgatcaatactatggtagagttgagcaaatattggagctagattacttgaagttcaaagtcccgttgtttcgttgtcAATGGGTCGATCTTtgcaatgtaaaagttgacaatgaaggtttcaccactgtcaacttagctaacaacgcgtacaaggatgaaccgttcgttctcgcccaacaagttgttcaagtgttctacatagttgacccgtgtaacaagaaactacatgttgttcgtgaagggaaaaggagaattgttggattggacaatattgcagactaggatgattacaaccagcacgtccacagcataggtcaagaaatacctctagaagatgaggaagaagaagatggcgtTCAATATGCACGCGTCaaccatgaggaaggattatttttgtaatttatgtacgtagtttatgtctacatgtctgttatctatatgactctaatatgttcgcaatgatcaatagtatattgcttatgaaatagtcaaataaaataattaagtgaagcacccactagaagtgaaataaaataattaagcaagtataaCCATcggaacaaaaataaaataaaaatgtagtgtatgtggaaatatgttaaggaaaataaaagaactaagtgaaatagaataaaattaaataaaatattgtaGTCCATgtagtcaaactcacctgtcACAGGCTCTAACTGTGAGGCCGTCACAGGTGCCCAGAACgctgggcccgtcacaggtggcctcaGCTGTGACGAACCCGCTCTttgcgcccgtcacaggtgacctcactTGTGACGGCCCCACAGTTGGCGCCcatcacaggtgagtttgactagggttaACCTAGGGTTGGACCTCTTCTAGATCCAGATCCGGCcactctctcactctcactcactctctcgaccgccacCTCGACCGCCGACGctgctcgccctcgccgcctcgccctctccgccctcctctccaccgtcgccgcctcgccctctccgccgccatctctgccgccctctacgccttcctctccaccgccgcccctcgtcctctccgccgtccatccatcgacttccccgacctccccgacccCGACCTCCCCGACACCGGGATCCACGATGccgtccacctccacctccacgacgcCGGGACCCCGACCACTGCCGCCCTCTCCGTCGCCATctccaccaccactgccgcctcgacctctccaccgccgcccactCTGCC of the Oryza sativa Japonica Group chromosome 2, ASM3414082v1 genome contains:
- the LOC136355257 gene encoding uncharacterized protein, which gives rise to MDVFVSGWTSSRSRSGHSLTLTHSLDRHLDRRRCSPSPPRPLRPPLHRRRLALSAAISAALYAFLSTAAPRPLRRPSIDFPDLPDPDLPDTGIHDAVHLHLHDAGTPTTAALSVAISTTTAASTSPPPPTLPPSPPPPSCVCRRPSITGPDLPDPNLPDAWIDDIGLHRRPPRPLRRCLSALVFAAAGIQDAYGLRRLLQVVEVEDIMTLIHLVSIYAVL